The Pseudomonas sp. B21-023 genomic interval CTGGTGACCTGCAGGGTCATGCCCAGGGCGGCGATGATGAAGGAGAATTCACCGATCTGCGAAAGCCCCATCCCCACACGCAGTGAAGTGCGCCCATCATTGCCAGCAATGAAGGCCCCCATGCCGCAGGAGAGCATCTTGCCCAGCACCACCGCCAGGGTGATGACCACGATCGGCCAGGCGTACTCGAGCAGGATCGACGGGTCGATCATCAGGCCGATGGCCACGAAGAAGATGGCACTGAACAAGTCGCGCACCGGCTCGATCAGGCGCTCGATCTTCAGCAGCTCACGGGACTCGGCCATGATCGCGCCGATCAGGAAGGCACCCAGCACCATGCTGTACTCAAGCTTGACCACCAGCAGGCAGAAGCCGAAACACAGGCCTAGCACGGTAATCAGCAGCATCTCGTTGCTTTCGAACTTCGCCACGTAGGCCAACAACCGCGGCACCAGCAGGATGCCGATGACCAGCGCGACGATCATGAACAGCGACAACTTGCCCACGGTCGAGAACACCTCGCCAGAGCTTACCGTGCCACTGACGGCTATGCCCGACAGCAGCGCGATGATACCGATGCCGAGAATGTCCTCGACGATCAGCACGCCGAAGATCAGTTGGGCAAAGCGCTCGTTCTTCATTTTCAGGTCGTTGAGCGCCTTGACGATGATGGTGGTCGAGGAAATCGCCAGGATCGCCCCGAGGAACAGCGAATCCATGGTGTTCCAGCCAAACCAGCGACCTATCTCGAAACCGATCCAGATCATCAGGACGATTTCCAGGAAGGCGGCGATGAATGCCGTGGCGCCGACCTTGAACAGCTTGCGCAGGCTGAACTCCAGGCCCAGGCAGAACATCAGGAAGATCACCCCCAGTTCGGCCAGGGTCTTGATCGTGTCTTCGTCGTGGATCAGCCCGAACGGCGGCGTGTGCGGCCCGATGATGAAGCCGGCGACGATGTAGCCCAGCACCACTGGCTGCTTGAAGCGATGAAAGAGAATGGTGACCACCCCGGCAACCAGCATGATCACCGCCAGATCC includes:
- a CDS encoding cation:proton antiporter codes for the protein MHAISFIQDLAVIMLVAGVVTILFHRFKQPVVLGYIVAGFIIGPHTPPFGLIHDEDTIKTLAELGVIFLMFCLGLEFSLRKLFKVGATAFIAAFLEIVLMIWIGFEIGRWFGWNTMDSLFLGAILAISSTTIIVKALNDLKMKNERFAQLIFGVLIVEDILGIGIIALLSGIAVSGTVSSGEVFSTVGKLSLFMIVALVIGILLVPRLLAYVAKFESNEMLLITVLGLCFGFCLLVVKLEYSMVLGAFLIGAIMAESRELLKIERLIEPVRDLFSAIFFVAIGLMIDPSILLEYAWPIVVITLAVVLGKMLSCGMGAFIAGNDGRTSLRVGMGLSQIGEFSFIIAALGMTLQVTSDFLYPVAVAVSAITTLLTPYLIRAADPLSIKLGKVVPSRLARVLSLYGEWLRSIQPQGEGAMLAAMIRRILLQVGVNLALVIAIFFSGGYFAGRIGAWLSEWVTDAGQQKALIWGAALLLSLPFLIAAYRKLKALSMLLAEMGVKPEMAGRHTQRVRRVIAEVIPLLSLLVIFLLLSALSASILPTSELLLIIGVVAAVVVALLWRWLIRVHTRMQVALLETLENSRDHSH